One genomic window of Hymenobacter sp. J193 includes the following:
- a CDS encoding MerR family transcriptional regulator, with product MPYKDREIEKQYFTIGEVAAQFNVAPSLIRFWETEFEELRPRKSKKGNRLYTPQDIDTFRTIYHLVKERGYTIPGARDMLKQKGPQLKEKIDVIQSLERVRKFMVTMKKELDAIGKAQQG from the coding sequence ATGCCCTACAAAGACCGCGAAATCGAAAAGCAGTACTTCACCATCGGCGAGGTAGCCGCGCAGTTCAACGTGGCGCCTTCGCTGATTCGCTTCTGGGAAACGGAGTTTGAGGAGCTGCGCCCGCGCAAAAGCAAGAAAGGTAACCGCCTCTACACGCCCCAGGATATCGACACGTTCCGCACCATCTACCACCTGGTGAAGGAGCGCGGCTACACCATTCCAGGCGCCCGCGACATGCTCAAGCAGAAAGGCCCCCAGCTCAAGGAGAAAATCGACGTGATTCAGAGCCTGGAACGGGTGCGCAAGTTCATGGTGACGATGAAAAAGGAGCTGGACGCCATTGGAAAGGCGCAGCAGGGATAA
- the alaS gene encoding alanine--tRNA ligase: MSLHTASHVRQQFLDFFASKGHHIVPSAPIVVKDDPTLLFINSGMAPFKDYFLGNKPAPFKRIADTQKCLRVSGKHNDLEEVGYDTYHHTMFEMLGNWSFGDYFKKDAIAWAWELLTEVYKLPKERLYVTYFEGDQGDGLGPDTETQNLWRQYTTDDRILPGNKKDNFWEMGDTGPCGPCTEIHIDLRDEAEIAQKGGAELVNADHPQVVEIWNNVFMEFERRADKSLLKLPQQNVDTGMGFERLMMAVSGVKSNYDTDVFQPLIQFIAREAGVEYHGTSPAKVTDLPTTENEKTDIAVRVIADHIRTISFAISDGQLPSNVKAGHVIRRILRRAVRYYYSWLGIKTPFLYKIVPVLADHMAGIFPELKAQTQFVQRVVEEEEIAFLKTLESGLRRFDALEESFRQNGNLIDSKISFELSDTFGFPFDLTALLAREKGFTVSEADFNKELAVQKNRSRNAQEAEQSDWVIVHDSEEQPAFVGYDQEQAPARILRYRRTDRKGKTEYQVVLDQTPFYAESGGQIGDTGYLESALSKVRVLDTKKENDLIVHTVLELPQDLEGEFTARFDAARRDQIRRNHTATHLLQAALREVVGTHVAQKGSLVNEKLLRFDFSHFTKVTDDQLRQVETIVNQRIRQQIPLDERRNVPIDEAKSLGATALFGEKYGEFVRVITFDREFSVELCGGTHVRTTGDIGFFKITSESAVGAGVRRIEAVTAEAAEAFVNQQLDLLVQVREALGNPQHLISSIEKQTEEIAGLRKQIDQFAQQSINQQKDQLAGQVKALNGVNFLATQVQASSADSLKTLAFNLRQAVPNLVAVLGAEIDGKPQLAVMLDDELAKGGKLNASALVRELAKEIQGGGGGQPFFATAGGKNVAGLSAAISKAEALVSGLLG; this comes from the coding sequence ATGTCACTGCACACCGCCAGCCACGTCCGCCAGCAATTCCTGGATTTCTTTGCTTCCAAAGGTCACCACATCGTGCCCTCGGCGCCCATCGTGGTCAAGGACGACCCTACGCTGCTGTTCATCAACTCGGGCATGGCCCCGTTCAAGGATTACTTCCTGGGCAACAAGCCCGCGCCCTTCAAGCGCATTGCCGACACCCAGAAGTGCCTGCGCGTGTCGGGCAAGCACAACGACCTGGAAGAGGTAGGCTACGACACCTACCACCACACCATGTTCGAGATGCTCGGCAACTGGTCGTTTGGGGATTATTTCAAGAAGGACGCCATTGCCTGGGCCTGGGAACTGCTCACCGAAGTGTACAAGCTGCCTAAGGAGCGGCTATATGTTACCTACTTCGAGGGCGACCAGGGTGACGGCCTCGGCCCCGATACGGAGACGCAGAACTTGTGGCGCCAGTACACCACTGACGACCGTATTCTGCCCGGCAACAAGAAAGATAACTTCTGGGAAATGGGCGATACGGGTCCTTGTGGTCCGTGCACCGAAATCCACATCGACCTGCGCGACGAGGCGGAAATTGCTCAGAAAGGTGGAGCCGAGCTGGTGAATGCCGACCACCCCCAGGTTGTTGAAATCTGGAACAACGTGTTCATGGAGTTCGAGCGCCGTGCCGATAAGTCGCTGCTAAAACTGCCTCAGCAGAACGTAGATACGGGCATGGGCTTCGAGCGTTTGATGATGGCCGTTTCGGGCGTGAAGTCCAACTACGACACTGACGTATTCCAGCCGCTGATTCAGTTCATTGCTAGGGAAGCAGGAGTAGAATATCATGGCACTTCTCCGGCCAAAGTGACGGATTTGCCAACCACTGAAAATGAGAAAACGGATATTGCTGTCCGCGTCATTGCAGATCATATCCGAACAATCAGCTTCGCAATTAGCGATGGTCAGCTGCCTTCTAATGTAAAAGCTGGTCACGTTATTCGGCGCATTCTGCGTCGGGCCGTGCGTTACTATTATTCTTGGTTAGGTATTAAAACGCCGTTCCTATACAAAATAGTCCCGGTCCTTGCTGACCATATGGCCGGCATATTTCCTGAATTGAAAGCGCAAACGCAGTTTGTTCAACGGGTAGTTGAAGAAGAAGAAATAGCTTTTCTTAAAACGCTGGAATCAGGACTTCGGCGTTTTGATGCTCTGGAAGAAAGCTTTCGACAGAATGGCAACCTTATTGACAGCAAGATTTCCTTTGAGTTGTCCGATACATTCGGGTTTCCCTTCGACCTGACAGCCCTGCTGGCGCGGGAAAAAGGCTTTACGGTGAGCGAGGCTGACTTCAACAAGGAGTTGGCCGTGCAGAAAAACCGTTCCCGCAACGCCCAGGAGGCCGAGCAGAGCGACTGGGTAATCGTGCACGACTCGGAGGAGCAGCCGGCTTTCGTGGGCTACGACCAAGAGCAGGCCCCGGCCCGCATTCTGCGCTACCGCCGCACCGACCGCAAAGGCAAAACCGAATACCAGGTGGTGCTCGACCAGACCCCGTTCTACGCCGAGTCGGGCGGGCAGATTGGCGACACGGGCTACCTGGAGTCGGCGCTGAGCAAGGTGCGCGTGCTGGACACCAAGAAGGAAAACGACCTCATCGTGCACACCGTGCTGGAGCTGCCCCAGGACCTGGAAGGCGAGTTTACGGCCCGTTTCGATGCCGCCCGCCGCGACCAGATCCGTCGCAACCACACCGCTACGCACTTGCTGCAGGCAGCTTTGCGCGAGGTGGTAGGCACGCACGTAGCCCAGAAAGGCTCGTTGGTGAACGAGAAGCTGCTGCGCTTCGACTTCTCCCACTTCACCAAGGTAACCGACGACCAGCTGCGGCAGGTCGAAACCATCGTCAACCAGCGTATTCGCCAGCAGATTCCGCTGGATGAGCGCCGCAACGTGCCCATCGACGAAGCCAAGAGCCTGGGCGCTACGGCCTTGTTCGGGGAGAAGTACGGGGAGTTCGTGCGCGTCATCACCTTCGACCGCGAATTCTCGGTGGAGCTCTGCGGCGGCACCCACGTGCGCACCACCGGCGACATTGGCTTCTTCAAAATCACCTCGGAAAGCGCCGTAGGGGCCGGGGTGCGCCGCATTGAGGCCGTGACGGCCGAAGCCGCCGAAGCCTTTGTAAACCAGCAGCTGGACTTGCTGGTGCAGGTGCGTGAGGCCCTGGGAAACCCCCAGCACCTTATTTCCAGCATCGAGAAGCAAACCGAGGAAATTGCCGGCCTGCGCAAGCAGATCGACCAGTTTGCTCAGCAGAGCATCAACCAGCAGAAAGACCAGCTCGCCGGCCAGGTGAAGGCGCTGAACGGCGTAAACTTCCTGGCGACCCAGGTACAGGCGTCCTCTGCCGACTCGCTCAAAACCCTGGCCTTCAACCTGCGCCAGGCCGTGCCGAACCTGGTAGCCGTGCTCGGCGCCGAAATCGACGGCAAGCCCCAACTGGCCGTGATGCTGGACGACGAGCTGGCCAAAGGCGGCAAGCTCAACGCTTCGGCGCTGGTGCGCGAGCTGGCCAAGGAAATCCAGGGCGGGGGCGGCGGACAGCCGTTTTTCGCCACGGCCGGCGGCAAGAACGTGGCTGGTTTGAGTGCCGCTATCAGCAAGGCCGAGGCGCTGGTGAGCGGGCTGCTGGGGTAG
- a CDS encoding energy transducer TonB, which yields MLLLALGLAGALSGAPLPDSTQINRRTEYLDGKHQRVSSPVGAVFRVETILTDSIRGIEKQFYLPSGKLSSFRGFLNRKSHVWHGAHLEYYENGQIRLQESFVLGKVQGERVTFYPTGTLRRREQIISGQEASGECFGPDGKPVPYFPYMVMPTYPGGQDAFLNDIGRRIIYPIEAVRAHVEGIVLVKFQVAKDGKVENIKPAELPADATPEVRRVYTYLQAAAMQSVQKVKSFIPGQLDGEPIVVNMTVPVTFKIR from the coding sequence ATGTTACTGTTAGCCCTGGGGTTAGCAGGTGCCTTGTCGGGCGCCCCTTTGCCCGACAGCACGCAAATTAATCGTCGCACCGAATACTTAGATGGTAAGCATCAACGGGTGAGTTCACCTGTAGGAGCAGTTTTTAGGGTTGAAACAATACTAACAGATAGCATCCGAGGTATTGAAAAGCAATTCTACCTGCCCAGCGGTAAACTGTCCTCTTTCCGTGGTTTCCTGAATCGCAAATCCCATGTATGGCATGGGGCTCACTTGGAATACTATGAAAACGGCCAGATTCGATTGCAGGAAAGCTTTGTGCTAGGCAAGGTGCAGGGCGAACGGGTTACTTTTTATCCCACTGGTACGCTTCGGCGCCGAGAGCAAATCATATCTGGTCAAGAAGCCAGCGGCGAATGCTTCGGCCCTGATGGTAAGCCAGTGCCCTATTTCCCTTATATGGTCATGCCAACATACCCGGGTGGCCAGGACGCTTTTTTGAATGATATCGGCCGGCGCATCATATATCCGATTGAGGCGGTTCGCGCCCATGTAGAGGGAATAGTGCTGGTGAAGTTCCAGGTGGCAAAGGACGGCAAAGTAGAAAACATCAAGCCTGCAGAATTGCCCGCTGACGCCACACCAGAGGTACGAAGGGTCTACACTTATCTGCAGGCGGCGGCCATGCAATCAGTGCAAAAAGTGAAATCATTCATTCCAGGTCAACTGGACGGGGAGCCGATAGTAGTAAATATGACGGTGCCTGTTACTTTCAAAATCAGATGA